The DNA window ACTGCAACTGCACAAAGAAGTCGTGGGAGTAGTTCAAGCAACTTCATGGGTCGTGGGAACTTTGGAGGCAGCAGTGGAAGTTACAACAGAGGTGGAAGTTTTGGCAGTAGAGGAGGCTATGGCAGCGGAGGTGGTGGCAGCAGTAGAGGAAGCTTTGGGAGCGGCGATGGATATAATGGTTTTGGTGATGGTGGAAACTATGGTGGTAGCCCTGGGTATGGTAGCCGAGGTGGTTATGGTGGTAGCCCAAGCTATGGAAATCCAGGTGGCGGATATAGCGGAGGAGGTGGAGGCTATGATGGTTATAATGAAGGAGGAAGCTTNAAAATTGAAACCATAGAAGTAATGGAAGACAggcagagtggaaagaaaagaggtTTTGCCTTTGTGACATTCGATGATCATGATACAGTAGACAAAATTGTTGTTCAGAAATACCACACTATAAATGGGCATAACTGTGAAGTGAAGAAAGCTCTCTCCAAGCAAGAAATGCAGACTGCAACTGCACAAAGAAGTCGTGGGAGTAGTTCAAGCAACTTCATGGGTCGTGGGAACTTTGGAGGCAGCAGTGGAAGTTACAACAGAGGTGGAAGTTTTGGCAGTAGAGGAGGCTATGGCAGCGGAGGTGGTGGCAGCAGTAGAGGAAGCTTTGGGAGCGGCGATGGATATAATGGTTTTGGTGATGGTGGAAACTATGGTGGTAGCCCTGGGTATGGTAGCCGAGGTGGTTATGGTGGTAGCCCAAGCTATGGAAATCCAGGTGGCGGATATAGCGGAGGAGGTGGAGGCTATGATGGTTATAATGAAGGAGGAAGCTTTGGAGGCAACTACGGTGGTAGTGGAAGCTACAACGATTTTGGCAACTACAGCGGACAGCAGGCCTCA is part of the Ailuropoda melanoleuca isolate Jingjing unplaced genomic scaffold, ASM200744v2 unplaced-scaffold30986, whole genome shotgun sequence genome and encodes:
- the LOC117798384 gene encoding heterogeneous nuclear ribonucleoprotein A3-like, producing the protein MGRGNFGGSSGSYNRGGSFGSRGGYGSGGGGSSRGSFGSGDGYNGFGDGGNYGGSPGYGSRGGYGGSPSYGNPGGGYSGGGGGYDGYNEGGSXKIETIEVMEDRQSGKKRGFAFVTFDDHDTVDKIVVQKYHTINGHNCEVKKALSKQEMQTATAQRSRGSSSSNFMGRGNFGGSSGSYNRGGSFGSRGGYGSGGGGSSRGSFGSGDGYNGFGDGGNYGGSPGYGSRGGYGGSPSYGNPGGGYSGGGGGYDGYNEGGSFGGNYGGSGSYNDFGNYSGQQASSYGPMKGSGSFSGRSSGSPYGGGYGSGGGSGGYGGRRF